The sequence TCATGCCGATGGGCATGCGCTATCACTGGCGCTTCAACGACCCCAGCGCGGACGAACTGTTGCTGCACATGGAAAACCATCCCCTCACCGGGGATACGGCACGGATAGCGCAGAATTCGCTGTTCGATGCCAGCCTGAGCCTGCATCTGGAACCGGCTACCTCACGCGCCTTTCATCGCCTGCTGCTGCGCTTCCCCTGGATGACGCTCAAGACGGTCGCGGGCATTCATTTCGAGGCGCTGCGTCTGGCGCTCAAGCGCGTGCCGATCTTCGACCATCCGCGCTCGCCGTCTTCATCATGAGGAACTCATCATGAGCCAATTCGAACCCGCTCCCCCCACTCTGGCCACGACTCAGGCACCGGCGGACCGCCTGACGCGGCTGCTGCGGCCACGCCTGCTGCGCATGCTCGACAAACTTGAAGGTGGCAGCCTGACGGTGCTGGAAGGCCGAGAGCGCCACGTGCTGGGCAAGGGCGGCGCGCGCAACGTCACGCTGCGTATCCATGACTCACGCGCATGGCGGCGCATGGCGCTGGGTGGCACCGTCGCGGCGGCGGAGGCCTACATGGATGGCCAGTGGGAGACGGATGATCTGGTCGGGCTGGTGCGCCTGTTCGCCTACAACCTCGAGCAGGTCAATGACTCGGTGGACAGCGGAACGTCGCGCCTGTCCAAGTGGGCGCTGAGCGTCGCCTACGCGCTGGCGCGCAATACGCTGGCGGGGTCGAAGCGCAACATCTCGGCGCATTACGATCTCGGCAATGACCTCTTCGAACTGTTCCTCGACCGCGAGCACCGCATGTATTCCGCGGCGGTGTTCCCCTATCCCGAGGCCAGTCTGGAAGCGGCCTCTACCCACAAGCTGGAGAAGCTGTTCAACCTGCTGGAACTGGGGCCACAGCATCACCTGCTGGAGATCGGCACCGGCTGGGGCGGGCTGGCGATCCATGCCGCAAGAACACGCGGCTGCCGCGTGACCACCA comes from bacterium Scap17 and encodes:
- a CDS encoding class I SAM-dependent methyltransferase; translation: MSQFEPAPPTLATTQAPADRLTRLLRPRLLRMLDKLEGGSLTVLEGRERHVLGKGGARNVTLRIHDSRAWRRMALGGTVAAAEAYMDGQWETDDLVGLVRLFAYNLEQVNDSVDSGTSRLSKWALSVAYALARNTLAGSKRNISAHYDLGNDLFELFLDREHRMYSAAVFPYPEASLEAASTHKLEKLFNLLELGPQHHLLEIGTGWGGLAIHAARTRGCRVTTTTISDEQHAYTKARIAAEGLEDRITLLKEDYRALEGRFDRIVSVEMIEAVGHQYLSTYLKTLERLLEPEGLIALQAITIRDQRFVAASREMDFIKRYIFPGGFLPSHTAILTAMQQDTQLNLLQLEDIGLHYAATLKAWGQRFEARLGEVYVQGYDERFVRMWRYYLAYCEGGFRERTIGTCQLLLGGPGARPVQAGLQDWDA